From the Pseudanabaena sp. BC1403 genome, the window GTGGGAATAAATGAGACTCGCATCATTTCACCTCTCAGTAATTGCGAATAGTTAATCCTTAATACTTTTAGCTGGTTGCAAACAATTTATGAAGGTACAAATCTGACAATGTTTACTAGTACAGTTGTAATAATTTCAAACTGTTCTAGCGAGATTTGTAAAAACTGTACTAGGTAAGTTGAGTGATGATCGCTATATACTGCTTTCAACATCTCAGTGGTACTTACCCGATGAGAATTCCCTTAAATCGCTCTGCTCAAGAGCCAATCTATCTACAAATCCGCGATCGCATCAGCCACCTGATTACGTCGGGATCGTTGCAAGCAGGAGAGCAGCTACCATCAATTCGTGCTCTCGCCGAAAGTGTACAGGTAAATAAGTTAACTGTAATTGAGGCATATAGTGTTTTAGAAGCAGATGGTCTAGTCTCAGCTAGGCAAGGGGCAGGCTACTTTGTTACGAATATTGTTAATTTCTCTGAGCGCAGTTCTACCCTTGAGCCTGAGCAGGAAGTCGTTATTCCTAGTAAATGGGGTGAGTCATTTATTGATCAATACATGAGTTCTATCCAAGCTCAGTTAGATCCAGATGTAATTGATTTTACTTCTGGATTTCCTCGCCCATCAGGGCTTGAAGATCTAGCGAGAATTGCGCGGAGAGCCATGAGTCAAGTGGCTGATGTGTTGTTTAGCTATGAAGCACCTCAAGGTCAAGTTACACTTCGCAAACAACTAGCCCAAATGTTGGCTTGGAAGTTGGGATTGGAAGTTTCTGCTGATAATTTAATTATTACTAATGGTTCAAAACAAGCATTATCCCTAGCGTTTCAGTATTACCTCCAAGCGGGCGATTGGGTGATTGTGGAGAGTCCTACCTATCATGGTGCGATCGCTATCTTAGAAAAAATGGGCATCAAAGTAATTGGTATTCCCATGCAAAAGGATGGGATGAATCTAGAACTCTTAAACCAATACCTCCGTAGTCATCAGCCCAAGTTAATCTATACGGTCAGCACACTACACAATCCCACAGGCATCACTACGTCTCAAGCGCATCGACGTGAATTGATGTCGTTGTCTGAGAAATACAACTGTCCAATTTTGGAAGATAATGCCTATGAGGGGTTGAGCTTTGAACCAGCTCCACCACCTCTCAAAGTATTGGATCGTAGCGATTTAGTGACTTATATTGGTACGTTTTCCAAAACGCTTATGCCTGGGTTGCGGATTGGTTACATGGTGTCTACGGGCAAGCACTATCAATCATTGGTTGAAATGAAACTTCTGCATGATTTACATGTGTCCACAGTGACTCAAGCGATCACAAGCGAGTATATTGCCTCTGGACATTATCGCCGCCATCTCAATCATCTTCGTTCTATCAATCACCAAAGACATGATCTCATGTTGCAATTAATGGAGCAACATTTCCCCACCTCTATTCGATGGACAGTTCCCAATGGAGGTCTGTTTATCTGGGTGCAGCTGCCAAATCATACGCCGATGCAATCTGTTGGTCAGCAAGCGGCAGCACAAAAGATTTTAATTGGTCGTGGCAAGCCATTTTTCCCTGATGGGCAAGGCTATCCAGCCTTTCGCCTCAATTTCTCTCAGTCCCTAGAAAATATTGAGCGCGGTATTGTCATATTAGGAGATATTCTCAAACAAAACCTCTGAATAAATAAGCAAAAAACCAAAAAGATGAGTGGCGGCAGTTCGTGCCGCCACTCATCTTTTTAGTTTTGATTTGTCTTATCTCTCTTTTGCATTCCATCCTATGTATAGTTTGCAAATTATACGTTTGTGCTTCGGCGCACAATTTTTGTGAAGAGAAAATCAGGTAAAAGTTTGCGAATAAATAATAATTGCTTAGCAAGTGGATCAGCGGGATAACGCAATTTCCATGATTTATCGGTGCTAGCAGTATAGATAGTTTTAGCTACAACTTCAGGCAATGCTCCCGCTGTGCCTACTTCATTTAGTTTCGTCAATACGCGATCGCTAAATTCATCATATTCTGGAAAATCAGGATTGCTGGTGCGGTCTGCCGATCGCTCATAAAAGTCAGTTTTAATTGGACCTGGCTCTACAATTTTGACGCGAATATTGAAAGCAAGAAGTTCATGTTGCAAGGATTCCGAAAATCCTTCCACAGCCCATTTCGTGGCGTGATAAAGGCTATAGAGAGGGAAGGCGACGCGCCCGCCAATAGAGGCAACGTTCACAATTACACCCTGCTTGCGATCGCGAAAATGAGGCAGCACTGCGCGAGTGGTTTCCATCAGTCCAAATACATTAGTATCAAATTGACGCTGAATTTGCTCAGCGGTGGAAGTCTCAAATGCGCCTAACATGCTATAGCCCGCGTTATTTACCAGCACATCGATCGCCCCAAATTTGGCAATACTTTCTGCAACTGCATCGGTGATTGTATGGCGATTAGTAACGTCGAGTTTTAGACAAACTACGCGATCAAGATTTGCCAAACTATTGGCTCTGCTTATTTCTTGATCAGGCGATCGCATTGTGGCGGCGACATTCCAACCTTGTTTTTGGAAATAGAGAGCCGTTGATCTGCCAATTCCTGATGAAGCTCCAGTAATGAATACAGTTTTAGGCATATTTGTTTATTTGTAGAAATTTATAATCAAAAGAACCATCAAATTTATTAAAAGCGCTGCTTTGCAGCAATTTTAAATAAATTTTGGTTTTGGTTAAGCAACCTTAGCAAACAATCCAGCGATCGGGCTGTCGGGGCTATCTGCTCCAACTACAATCTCCACCAACTTATTTTTTGCAGCATCTTCAAATAAAGCCTCGACCGTTACTTGGGCAACTTTAGTACGAGGGATACTCCCTTCAAACAAAGTATCGGCGCTAGACATTACCAAGCCACCAATTTTTTCATAATTCAGCAATCCGCCAGGGCGAACGATCGTATAGGTCAAACCACTATTTTGCAAATATTTTTCTGCTTGTTTTTTCCAGAAAAGTACTAGCCAGAATAGATTTAAAGGATGGAATAGCTTTGATACACAAAGAGAAGAGACGATCGCAAAATGTTTGATGTTTTTTGCCTTCGCAGCATTCACTAAGTTCTTTGTGCCAATATAGTCCACCAAATATGGCTCCATGGCATTTAGGCTTGGCTTTGCACCTGTTGCACATACCAGTACATCACAATCTGCGATCGCCTCTGCTAATGTGTCAGCAAAAAGTACATTTCCTCGAACCAATTCCACTTCGGGCGGTAGGATTTTTTTAGCGAGTTCTAGGTCACGGACTAAGGCTCTTACGGAAATATTTCGCTTAACTAATTCGGTGACAATATGTCGTCCTGTTTGCCCTGTGGCTCCTGCTACAAATGCTTTCATAGGTTAGTGCTTAAAAATTACCAAGTTATGATTCTGCGATTTAATCAAGAAGCAATTTTTAGTGACGTAGCTTTGCCACGCCACTAAAAATTGGTTTCCTACATTACTGCGCTCTTATAACTCATTGTAATCTGAAACCAATTTGGGATTTTCAGCGCCTTCGGCGCTGAAAATCCCAAATTGGTTTTGAATAAAAAAGCAAATCAGAGTATAAAACCCAAAAGAGTAGCGCCGCCACTACTCTTTTGGGTTTTATACTCTGAGCAAAGCTTACTCCGATGTACCATTTCACCAAAGTTCCGCCACACTTTTGTGAATTGAGGATCAAACCCATCAAGGGTTTTAGAAACATCAAATGGCTCAGCCATTTGATGTTTTTGTATTACTTCTATTTGCGATTGAAAACTTCTAAGGTTTGGCGACTAAACTGGCGTAGATTTACGACTCCATCTTCCATCGGCATCTTATCGCCAAAGAACTGCCAATTGTCCACCGTCGAAAATCGCCAACATTCGCCTTTATGATCATGTCCACTTGCCTCAACGCCGATCGCCCTCAAGTCGCCATCAACTGGATCTTCATATAGTCGAATTTGAAAGAGAATACTGCGAACCTTGAGCCGCCAGCTTACCCCTGGGAAATGAAAGCCAATATCAATCGAATCTGGATCAAGTAATCTGCGAGTATCAGAATTATTCAGCCAAGGTTTTAAGTCAGATCTTGCAGCAGGGTAAATAGCTTTAAACAAATTGACAATCGTAGCGATTTTTGTTGCCACTTCGACATTTCTAGCTTGTTCAGCAGCATTCACGGGCAATACCCTCACATAAAACCTACAAAATAAAGATTTATCAGCTTTTAATCGCTGATTTTAGCACTCGGCAACAATAAACCATATTTTATGTCACGGTCGCTGTAGCAACTGTTATCAAAAATCTCTAAATATTTAAGGATGGGAGGCACGAATCGCCTCCCATCCTTAACATATAAACACTTAACCCGAAAAAATACCGATTGTTATCAGTCGAAATCGTAAATATGATAGGCTGAATCTTGATATGACTTAGAGTGCCGTTATGACTATTTCTGGCGATCGCAAGCTAATAAAAACACTTGACTCTCCTTTAGAGGACTTTGAGCCGATGCCCGAAGGTGATAAACAACGCCGTAATTTGAGTTATGCGACTGAGGCTCTGAAACTGTGGTTTGAGCAATTACCAGATGTGTATGTTTCTGGGAATCTATTTATTCGCTATGAAGAGGATGGCGCAGAAAAGAGAATTGCGCCTGATATCTTTGTTGTGTTTGGAACTAGTAAAGAAGATCGGGTAAGTTATACGGTTTGGGAAGAAGATGGGAAGGTTCCAGATTTTGTGTTGGAAATAACTTCTAAGGGAACCGTGACGAAAGACCGTAAGGAAAATCCATTAATTTATCGGGATTTGGGTGTGAAGGAATATTTTCAATATGATCCTTCGGGGATTTCTCTGAAGCCTGATTCTTTGCAGGGAGTGCGGCTAGAAAATGACAAGTATGTGCCGATCTCTGTTTCAACTTTAGCTGATGGTACTTTGTCTTTGCATAGTCAAACGTTGGGTTTAGATTTATATCTTTTTGTTGATAAGACTTTCCGTTTTTACGATCCGATTTCTAAGCAAATTTTAAGGTCTCATGCTGAGGCGGAACATGCTAGGTATCAGGCGGAGTTGGAACGTTCTTATGAGCAGCAGGCTCGGCGCGAGGCGGAGGTAGCTCAACAACAGGCTGAGGCGATCGCGGAGCAAGAGCGTCATAAAAACGAAAAACTTGCTGCATACCTTAGAGCTCTGGGGATTAATCCTGATGAAATTTAAGTGAGTCGTCTCACATATTTTCTAAAAATACTGATCGCAAATAATAAGTTTCAACCTTAAGCGATCGCTTTTACAATAACAAAATCCAAAAAGTGATCGCTACTCAAGAACGTCTTGCTAAACAAAAAGATGAGGCGATCGCTATCCAAGAACGCAATGAAAAACTTCAAGAACGTCTTGCTAAACAAAAAGATGAGCAAAAAGCCCAACGTCTTGCTGAAATGCTCAAAGCGATGGGGATTGATACTGATGAAATGTAAGTGAATCGCAAATAATAAGTTCCATACTTATGGGCTCGCTTTTAAAGTGACAAAAACTAACATGCGATCTCCATCAAACGAGACATTCTCAATCGCTTAAAGTATCATCTCAAAATCTGCGATCGCCTTAACTAAGCAACGGAATAGGTAGATTCAACTGTTCAGTTCATTGCTTTAATTACAATTTGATCTAAGTTTGGCCATTTAGACATATGAGAATAATCGACCTTCCAAATATCAAGCTCAAACAGTTGATTGTGATTATCTAAATTTAATTGAACATATACAGGAACTTGATCTTCATCCAAAAACGAAGCTTCAGCCAATGTTTTGCCAAGCTTTCTATTTGAATCATCAGTACAGGATGCGAAGAGAAGACTCCCCATCCCACCATCGTCCATATTTTCAACAAATGTGGTATCTAGTGTTGGCACGATTATTTCAGCAATCTTTGAGTTTGTCATAAGTAGAGCTTTTACCAATGACACTTCTTCAGCTTTTAGTAGTCTCGTATTTATCACTCTTTTATTTCAATGAATCTTAAATCCAATAAGTTGATGCTGTATCTGATGTTGAAACTCTGAACCAGCTTCTTTGAGGATAAAACGACTTAGAATTATTTCTATCCTGAGCAATCAGATCGCTACCAAATAGATAGCTAATCTGCACAGTACTACTAAGTGCATACTTCTCCAACACCTGAGCATAATTGCGATTCTTATCCACCAAGAACCTCGTCTCCACACCATTCACCATCTGCGATAAGCGGATACCAGAATAGTCATAATCATAAACGATACTTGTAGACCTTTGGTCGCTTACCCGCATTATCCAAAGTATAAGCAGCAGTGAATATTACTGTTGTACTATCATCAAAAATATAGATTGTCTGGCAATCTATATTTTTACTGGAACTAAATCAGAAATAGACTCAAAGTTTGCTAGGACAGAAGTATCTAGACTTAAGCGATCAAGTAATTTGGCAAACTCTTTACAGCACTGGGCTGAGCTTTGTAAAATTTGTTTTTGCGAGAATTTGATCATAATCCATCCTGAATCTACTAAAAAGCGATCGCTAAGATCCTTTTGCATGAGATTTGCCGCACTTTCTGAATCTCCAATAATCTCGATCGCAATATGAACATTTAGAGCAGGATCGATATAGGTCAGTGTCGGCAACCAATCCTGATTGACACTGGGAATGTAAAGCTTCACGCCTTGATAGAGGGTTCCTGACAGATGTTGCTGAAGGGTGATTCCGAAATCATCAATAGCTGATTGATCACGATCTGGAGACTTTATTTTAGTTATGGTGATCGCATTTTCAATGGGAGGAATCTTTGCAAAAAACTTCTGAAATTGCTGATGCCGAAACTCAAGGATACGCTCTGGAGAATGGGCGATCGCTAGTTTTTGCTCATGACCAACTTCCTCGCGGGAATAAGTCTCAAGCTTTTTGAAATAGTTTTGGAGAGTGTTTTGATAACTTTGGTAGCGTTTTTTGTAGGTAAGAAACTGATATCTGATCCGCAGCACAAGTGCCACCGTTCCCACGATCAGCAGCATGATTCCTAACTCTTTGGCAAAGGTAGTTACTAACGCTACTACTACTATTAGCCCCAAGCTCAATGCGATCGCTTCTTGAATATTAATAGGCTGTGGCTGCTCAGAGGAAGTTAGTCTTGGCGGTGGACTAAGCTTAGGTGTAGCGGGCTTGGACAGAGCGATGCGCTGCACTTCTGGGGGAATAAGGATAACAGGAAACTGACGCATCGATTTGTAGTTCTTTTGGTCGAAATGCTGTAAATGTAATTCTCACAGTGCTTTGAATGATTTGCAAGCAAATTAAACCAATTAACAAAAGTGTGAAAATACTTTTGTTAATTAAACCCCACACCCAGTAAGGGTTTGAAAGCACTAAATGGCTATGCCATTTTGTGCTTTGGTATTAAAGAAATACGGCGCGATTCGCGCCGTATTTCTTTATGAGGATTTAAGCATTGTCTAAGCCAGGTATCGAGCGATAGAGCTGCACATACTTTTCGGCGGAGGCTTGCCAACTGAAGTTATTGCTCATGCCGCGTTGTTGCAACAAGCGCCATGCATCAGTATAGCGATAACTTTCCCATGCGCGTACCATACAGGTGTACATATCCAGCGGCTCGTAACGATCAAAACTAAAGCCTGTACCTGTTTGACCAATAGGATCATGAAATGACACTGTATCCACTAATCCACCAGTACGGCGGACAATAGGTACACAACCATAGCGCAGCGAAATTAGTTGACTCAGTCCACATGGCTCAAAACGACTTGGCATCAAAAAGGCATCTGAGCCAGCATAAACACGATGAGAAAGCGCTGAGTTAAACAAAATTTGCGCTGACATGCGGCCGGGGTAGCGGGCAGCAATTTGCCATAGTTGCGATTCGTAATAACGATCGCCTGTACCTAAGACCACAAACTGAGCATCTGTATATGCTAAAAAACGTTCTAGGGTTTGCAGTAACAAATCAATGCCCTTCTGCTCCACCAAACGACCGACCATGCCGATCAAGAAAGTTGCAGGATTTACGGTTAGTCCTAACTCTTTTTGCAAAGCAATTTTATTTGCCATGCGATCGTCAAGGGTTTCGACAGAGTAGTTTTGCACCAAGGCAGAATCAGTAGCAGGATTTTCTAATTCCGTATCGATACCATTTAAAATCCCCCAAGGTTTCAAGAAAGAAAGAATACTTTCTAAACCTTCCCCATAGGTGGGTGTACAAATTTGCTGAGCATAGGTAGGAGATACTGTGTTCACGCGATCGGCATATTTGATCCCTGCTGCCATCGTGTTATGAGCATCCATGTACCAAGGAGTCCAAGTGATTTTGTCCAAAAACCATTTCCAAGGCCCCTGATAAGCAAGATTATGAATCGTGAATACAGTTCCAATATCCGAGACTTGATGCATCCACACAGGAATCATGCCTGTATGCCAATCATGGCAATGAATAATGTTCGGTTTCCAATAGTTCCATGCAAATTCCGCAACGGCATTGGCAAACATCGTGAACCGCCAATCTTCATCTTCACCGCCATAAACGCGAGCAGGAATAAATGATCCATGCCCTACCAAGTACAAGGGAACATCTGTACCTGGTAGTACTGTCTCAAAAATATCAAATTCCTGAAACATGGCATAGCCTTTCCATTTCCATTCAGGCTTTTCCTTGAGCTTGTCAGGAATTACGCCGTAGTAAGGCATGATGATTCGTACATCATGCCCCATCTTCTTAAGAATCGGAGGAAGTGCGCCCACTACATCTCCCATGCCGCCAACTTTGGCAAGAGGAGCAACTTCAGCCGCCGCAAATAAAATTTTCATTCGTTGATTCAGTACTCGTATTTCAGGCTCTCACTATTTTCATGCATAGAGCGATCGCTAAAGCAGCAATTTTTTTCAAGCTACGCTTTGTATAAAAAGAAACCCGCTTTGCGGGTTTCTTTTTTGTTATTGGCGAGATCGCTAAAGCAGCAATTTTTGCAAGAGGTTCTTGAGAGATCAAAAAGAAACCCCACTATGTGTGTGTTTTTTTTGATGATGAGCGCGATCGCTAAAGCAGCAAATTTTTACAAGCAATGCTTTCTAGGTCAGCAAGAAAAATACTGTGTGAGTTTCTTGCTGATTGTTAGCGCGATCGCTAAAGATCAAGAAGAAACCCGCAAAGCTGGTCTCTTCTTGATCTTTAAGGAAATGTACAAGCCGTAGTGGGAACTTGCACAGTACTATTTTGAACTCTAAATCGAGCACCTGTATTTCCCCTTGCTTCAAGTTCAAGACGCAGAGGGTTATTGAGCGCAGCAATAGTTGTTGCATTACTTGGAGCCAACACAGCGATCGCCGTGGTCAGCCCTGCTAGTTGCAATCCTGATGCTGATGTACTTTGTCTACGGAATAGATAATCAAGACTAGAGGTGGGATTGTTTAAGGTATTTCCTTCAAACCTGACGCAGAGCGAAGCAGCATTTTGCGATCGCATAATTATAGCTGCATCATCGGCTGTTCCTGTCTCTGTGTTTGTAAGTGTGTTATTCAGCACGGCTGCTCGCACTGAAGCCTCTCCACCCACATTCGTTTCGCCAACCCGCACTTGAATTCCTGCCCCGCCGACATTGCTAATCTTGTTATTGGAGATCGTTGTTGTACCAATAGAACCATCAACAGCGCCAAAGCTAATGCCTTTGTTCACGATGTTATCGATGGTATTGTTGCTAATCGTCAACGTGGCATTAGCATTATTACCTAAGTTAATGTCAATACCATCGGCTCCATCGGGTGCGCCTGTAATATTGCGAATCGTGTTGCCTGTGATGTTGACAGTCGCAGTGGTCGTAGTAGCGCAACCTGCTAAGTCTGGATAGACACGACAGAGACTAAACTCAATCCCGTCAATTTCGACAACGCCTGCGGTGGTGGTATTGTCTCTGACGATGTTGTTGGCGATCGTGAGATTGACATTCCCTGTATTGTTTCTGACCAGAATGCCTGCTTCTACCTGTGTTTGGACATTGGGCTGAATGGTATTAATCACAGTGTTGCCAGTAATCGCAGCAGTACCACTGACATTGTCGAGACGAATTCCTTCAGCGATCGCATTGTTAACTTGGTTGTCCGAAACATTGGTATTGCCACTAGCACCTATCAAGACAATACCTCGCCCCGAATTACCCACTGGTGTGCTGCTTGGAGCCGTAATGTTGACCATGTTATTGGCAATCAAGGCATTCACGTTATTGTTGCCAATAATGCCAGCATTTGCACCAGTAGCCACATTTTTATTGATGCTAAAGCCAGATAGAGCTTGATTAGACCCTGATGCTAAAGTGACTGTATCACTGACGATGGGATAAACACCCGTGTTAGCAGGCAAAGGAATATTCGGTAAATTCGCACCTTCAGAGCCAGCTAAATATGACATAGGCACTACAGATGGCGCACTAGAGAAGACTTTTACACCATCAGGAATTGTAAATCCAGCTAAAGTTGGTGCTGTAGAGCCTGTTGGGGTATAAGCATACACAATTCCATTTGCCCCAGCAGCACTTGCATTAGCAATAGCCGTTGAAAAGTTAGAAAAAGACACCACAGTAGGGTTGCCAGATAAGCCTGTAGCGTTATCGGCAACAATAAAGAAACTGTAAGGCTGACCAGTTAGAGGATTAATTGCGACGAGTTGATCGCGCACCGTTTGATTTTCGACTAGGACAGAACTATTACGCGAAAGTGGTTCGTTCATGCGTTCCAGAAGCGTTGGCGGATTTACTCCTCGCGCTGGACGGTTGGAGAAATTAATACCAATATTAAAAAGAATACTCGTACCGAAAATGCGATCGTTCTGAATCGATAAACCAGCATTGATGAGATCGCCATAGTATCCTAAACCACCTTTAATCCCCAAAGCTCCAATGCTATTAGTAGCAGTGTAATAGTAAGTTCCTACATATGGACGCAAATAGCCAGCATCGCCTGTGGTGATGATCGTGCCAGCTTCTAACTCCACGCCACTCATAGCTGCATCAAAACGCCGATCGCGATCGATCAAAAACTGATTGCCCTGAAAACTGCCAGAGTTCAGGATAGTTTCGCTTAGTTGTGTATTAGTCTTACCCACTGGAAGATAGGTATTGAGGCGCATATCCCAAGATTCTGCAAAAAACTCTAAACCTGCGGAAATTTGCTGAAAAAATTGCGATCCCGTATCACGATTGTCGTAGGCAAAGTAACCTCCTAATACATATTTGGCAACGTCATTTAGCGATCGATAGCCAACTGCAAGATTAGAGCCAATGCGCCCATTATTAAAGACTCGGATTTGAGGATTGAGATAGAAAAAATTCTCTGGTGTTTGATTAAGCGGAATACGCAACTCAACACTAGTATTCCCATCTATTCCTGCACCACTGCCGTTATAGCGAAGTTGAGCATCAAATGGAAATGGATTAGTTTGACTAAACGCTTCTGTAACAATTATTCCGTTTACACATACTATTGAAAACAAGCAAAAAGCTTTGAGACCACTAGACACTGATTTTTTCTGCATAGCCCTTAATAATCTATCTTTCCAAAGAAAATCCTCACTTTTCCATTTTGGAAGGTAAAGTCTCACAAGCAATGTGTTGCCTAACACTTGAGCCTATAGAATTTAAAAATTTTTCTAGAAATTGCCAATTTCGTCACAAAAAAACAGGGAAGATATTTTATGCCTTTCCTGTTTTTCCTTTTTTAATCACAAATAACGAGCAAAGCAATTTCTTGGGCGATGGTTATTAAGCGATCGCGTCTTCAACTTGATTAGTATCGTTATCATGGGGAAGCTCTAAGCAATAACCTGCACCATATACCGTCTTAATATATTTAGGATGGCGTGGATCTGGCTCTAGCTTGGTTCGCAAGTGGCGGATATGCACACGAATAGTTTCGATATCATCATCAGGCTCATAGCCCCAAACTTCTTTGAGGATTTCGCTTGGTGATACCGTTTGACCATGACGCTGCAACAGACAATGCAACAGCTCAAATTCAAGATGAGTTAACTTGACAGTTTTATTAAACCAAATCGCCTCAAAGCGCTCAGGTACAAGCGTTAATGAGCCAAATATTAATATTTCGCCATGCTTTGCTGTGTCAATAATCCGATTAGTCCGACGCAATAAAGCCCGCACTCGTGCCAGCATCTCTTCCAGTTCAAAGGGCTTAGTCAGATAGTCATCCGCACCTGCGTTAAAACCTTCGACCTTATCTTGAGTTTGTCCCATCGCCGTGAGCATCATTACTGGAATCTCTTTAGTCCGCTCATCCCGACGCAATCTTTGACAAACCGTAAAACCATCAACCCTTGGCAGCATCAAGTCAAGGATGATCATATCTGGCATTAACTGAATGGCAAGTGCTTGTCCTTTGATGCCATCACTTGCTTGACTGACTTGATAGCCAGCATGTTCGAGGTTCAGCGTGACCATTTCAGAGATTATTGGATCATCATCGATCAGGAGAAGCCTAGGCATCATTAGTCAAATTTCCATCTATGTGATTGGATTACGATTTGTTAAACAATATATATCATCATGATACATATTCAGGGAGAGCGGCAGGGGGCATAAACTCTTGTTGTTGGTATTTATAGGGATTGCAAAAAATTTCTGGCTAAAGGAGTAGTAGGTATAGAGTAGCAGCTATTTGCAGCCTTCCATACCATGTTGACAACTAAAACAGGCTAAGTCATTTTTCAACTCTTGCAACATTCTCATACAATATATGAAGATATGTAAAAATTGATTTAAAACTGGTTTATGCGCATGAGCCTTCCAACTACTTCTGTCACCGAACTTTTTGCACCAGTCAAAGATGACTTGCGTATGCTCACGGATAATTTGAAGCAGTTGGTAGGAGCAAGACATCCGATTTTGTATGCAGCGGCAGAGCATTTATTTGAAGCGAAGGGTAAGAGTATGCGCCCTGCACTAGTGTTGCTGGTTTCACGCGCAACGATGAGCGATCGCGATATCACCTCACGTCATCGCCGTCTCGCTGAAATCACTGAGATGATTCACACAGCGAGTCTAGTGCATGACGATGTGATCGACTCTGCCGATCTACGACGCGGAATGCCCACAGTAAACAATAGCTTTGGCAATCGTATTGCTGTACTTGCAGGTGATTTCCTGTTTGCACAAGCATCTTGGTATCTTGCCAATTTAGACGATCTTGAAGTTGTCAAGCTCTTATCAAAAGTAATCACTGATTTTGCAGAAGGTGAAATTCGTCAGAGTCTTACTGCATTTGATGGGGATTTGACGTTAGAAGATTACCTCGAAAAGAGTTTTTATAAAACGGCATCATTAATGGCGGGTAGTGCTAAGGCAGCGGGCGTACTTAGTGGTGTAAGTCAAGTACAAGCTGAACAGTTATTTAATTTCGGCAAGCATTTTGGCATTGCATTTCAAGTTGTCGATGACATACTCGATTTCACTAGTTCGACGGAAACTCTTGGCAAACCTGCTGGTTCTGATCTTAAGCAGGGTAATTTGACTGCGCCTGTATTGTTTGCACTAGAGGAGCATCCGCAGTTACGCGGTCTAATTGATCGCGAGTTTAGCGAGGCGGGCGATTTGGAAAAAGCTCTCGAACTAGTTCATAACAGCGAGGGTATTTCACGTTCTCGTGAATTAGCCAAGAGTCATGTTAAGTCAGCACTAGTAGCGATCGAGTGGCTACCATCTTCTGCACCCAAACAGTCTTTGATTGGCTTAACCAACTACGTTTTAGATCGGTTGTATTAAGATAAGTAGTATCGTGTAAAGCTCGACAATCCTAAATATTCGGCTAATGGAGGTGTAGATATGGTTGCTGTGTTAAGCATCGATAAAACTGCTGATCATCCATCTGACAACATAATTGAGCAGAACCTAAATACTTGGGTAAAGTTTTC encodes:
- a CDS encoding PLP-dependent aminotransferase family protein, translated to MRIPLNRSAQEPIYLQIRDRISHLITSGSLQAGEQLPSIRALAESVQVNKLTVIEAYSVLEADGLVSARQGAGYFVTNIVNFSERSSTLEPEQEVVIPSKWGESFIDQYMSSIQAQLDPDVIDFTSGFPRPSGLEDLARIARRAMSQVADVLFSYEAPQGQVTLRKQLAQMLAWKLGLEVSADNLIITNGSKQALSLAFQYYLQAGDWVIVESPTYHGAIAILEKMGIKVIGIPMQKDGMNLELLNQYLRSHQPKLIYTVSTLHNPTGITTSQAHRRELMSLSEKYNCPILEDNAYEGLSFEPAPPPLKVLDRSDLVTYIGTFSKTLMPGLRIGYMVSTGKHYQSLVEMKLLHDLHVSTVTQAITSEYIASGHYRRHLNHLRSINHQRHDLMLQLMEQHFPTSIRWTVPNGGLFIWVQLPNHTPMQSVGQQAAAQKILIGRGKPFFPDGQGYPAFRLNFSQSLENIERGIVILGDILKQNL
- a CDS encoding SDR family oxidoreductase — its product is MPKTVFITGASSGIGRSTALYFQKQGWNVAATMRSPDQEISRANSLANLDRVVCLKLDVTNRHTITDAVAESIAKFGAIDVLVNNAGYSMLGAFETSTAEQIQRQFDTNVFGLMETTRAVLPHFRDRKQGVIVNVASIGGRVAFPLYSLYHATKWAVEGFSESLQHELLAFNIRVKIVEPGPIKTDFYERSADRTSNPDFPEYDEFSDRVLTKLNEVGTAGALPEVVAKTIYTASTDKSWKLRYPADPLAKQLLFIRKLLPDFLFTKIVRRSTNV
- a CDS encoding SDR family oxidoreductase — encoded protein: MKAFVAGATGQTGRHIVTELVKRNISVRALVRDLELAKKILPPEVELVRGNVLFADTLAEAIADCDVLVCATGAKPSLNAMEPYLVDYIGTKNLVNAAKAKNIKHFAIVSSLCVSKLFHPLNLFWLVLFWKKQAEKYLQNSGLTYTIVRPGGLLNYEKIGGLVMSSADTLFEGSIPRTKVAQVTVEALFEDAAKNKLVEIVVGADSPDSPIAGLFAKVA
- a CDS encoding Uma2 family endonuclease: MTISGDRKLIKTLDSPLEDFEPMPEGDKQRRNLSYATEALKLWFEQLPDVYVSGNLFIRYEEDGAEKRIAPDIFVVFGTSKEDRVSYTVWEEDGKVPDFVLEITSKGTVTKDRKENPLIYRDLGVKEYFQYDPSGISLKPDSLQGVRLENDKYVPISVSTLADGTLSLHSQTLGLDLYLFVDKTFRFYDPISKQILRSHAEAEHARYQAELERSYEQQARREAEVAQQQAEAIAEQERHKNEKLAAYLRALGINPDEI
- the glgA gene encoding glycogen synthase GlgA, translating into MKILFAAAEVAPLAKVGGMGDVVGALPPILKKMGHDVRIIMPYYGVIPDKLKEKPEWKWKGYAMFQEFDIFETVLPGTDVPLYLVGHGSFIPARVYGGEDEDWRFTMFANAVAEFAWNYWKPNIIHCHDWHTGMIPVWMHQVSDIGTVFTIHNLAYQGPWKWFLDKITWTPWYMDAHNTMAAGIKYADRVNTVSPTYAQQICTPTYGEGLESILSFLKPWGILNGIDTELENPATDSALVQNYSVETLDDRMANKIALQKELGLTVNPATFLIGMVGRLVEQKGIDLLLQTLERFLAYTDAQFVVLGTGDRYYESQLWQIAARYPGRMSAQILFNSALSHRVYAGSDAFLMPSRFEPCGLSQLISLRYGCVPIVRRTGGLVDTVSFHDPIGQTGTGFSFDRYEPLDMYTCMVRAWESYRYTDAWRLLQQRGMSNNFSWQASAEKYVQLYRSIPGLDNA